GCATTACCAGTTCGATTCGTTACCTGGAAATACTCTTAATAGAAACAGAAATTGAAACCCAGACGAATAAACAGCTGAAACAAATTACCAACAATTACCATTAAAGTGTGTGTTCCATTACCGTTTAATTGACCCGTTCTGGTCACTTATCTCTTTTACCACGAAATCCCCCAGTTGCTTGGAGATCTTTTTTGGAGGGACCAATGTCCCCAGCTTTTGGAGTCGAGTGTGATTGATTGATGGATAAGGCGATAAGACAGCCCAAAGAGGCCCACTCGAAGAGCTTGATAATCAATCCCCAGCATCCAGTATCCATTGTCTATTTATCCATTATCCAGCTAAAAGATACTCGCGGAATAAGACGATTGACGGGGGCTACTATACTCGCAGTTTGGCGCACCCAAAAACCAGCAGTTCTTTTAGAGATCAATTTCGAGCGATAAGATTAGAGGGCGGCCAATTGAActgaaccgaaccgaaccaaaccaaaacgaactgaactgAACGGAGTCAAACACCAACAAGAGCAATGCGAAAACGCCCACGCCAAAAGGCCCAAACACAGAAAGCTAAACCCGACTTTTGGAGCAGAAGTTGGCCAAAACAGAGTCAGAGCCAGAAGTTTGGGCCAAAAATTCCTCAACTTAAGTTGAAAGACACACAGTGGTCGAAAATAAGCTTATTATGCTTATACAATAGTTCTTATTCAGTTCTTATTAGTTCCGGTTTTGATTCATTGTtcattctttgttttttttttttttggttttcaagcttggcaatttataaattattatgcCTGGCAATTCAATATATATCATTTTAGATAAACAAATGACATTTGGGAATATTTAACATACATTGCCTTCGTGTTAACAAGTTTTTGATTCGATAtacttcaattaaattcatatttgaatataataaattattttgctttacaatttttgttcttttcgctgttttcaaaagattttctatttttcagctcgcatttaaatatatttaaacgtGTAGATTGAGGTATTTATATTATACTGCTGTTTCGTTGGACTTTTCTTCAGTGCTCTATCGATCTCCCGCTGACAGTTTCCTTCCTGCGCACACTATGAGCTGTCCGCACACTTCCCGGAGCCACTGTCTCCCGAGGAATATGTGTTGGCGTCGTCGCCCGATTGGTTTCAATTTGTTTCCCATTTAAACACACTCATGTGGCATGTGGCCCAAGTCGATGTCGAAGTTTCGACGCGGATCGTATGCTACACACAAATAAGGAAGCAATTTGCTTCTCTCTTTTTTCCAGCCACAGACTTCAAGTGAGGAAACGACGCGAGACTCAAGTGAACTGGGCAAAAATCTGAGCTCCAAACTCGCAAATTCGCAGACAAATTATTCGCAACGCCGCCAACGCAGCGCCAGTGGAATAATCAAAAAATCCAAAactcaaaaaacaaaaaagaagtaAAATAAAGGGTAGAAAAACCCCTGAGTTCCATGCCAAAATTGGGCAATCGAGCCAAGAATTTCTGCGTCTGGCGCAATCGTGTTCAAtcgtttattatttattattatgcatGCCAAGCGACACCTTTGCGCTGATTGATTGACTGACGGATTGACTGAACAATCCCCGTAGATATATTCCTCGATCCAGAGGATATATCTTTAGCTGTCACATGTCAAGGACGAAAAttacgatgatgatgatggctgcataaatttgcataaCCAGAAATGCGAACAATTGCAAATCATTGGAGCCAAAGCTTTCACAGACACTTAACCAATAATgtagtaaaatattaaaattaaaaatgtattaaacatatagaaatatttgtattatttcagCAAAGGATTAATCTCTTTTCACCGTcacatttatataatatattatttttaaaaatactttaaataaaaaacccctaactttataaataagaattaaaattataattaaaatttctatttttaagtGAATTGCttgtaaatgtatttaaactatataacaataaaaacttgtTCTACCCTCGcgttgaaaattataaaataactaagaAAACATCAAATAGAAACTTTTTTGAGTGCTCAGTGAACAGAAAAGCCCCGTGACTCATGTTCCAGCAAAAAGAGCACTTGTAGTCAAGCATTTTCTTAAAGtgcaactacaacaacagctgcatgttgcatgttgcatgttgctggCGGCAATGTTGCTCTTCATATTTCAGCGGCGCAACTCTGTCGCCATCCATACGTcgtgttagttttttttgtggacCGCCGCTTATCGCGATTTGTAACAAAATGCTGCTGAAtaattttcgtattttttcttattttatttcatttattttttttttttgcaacaccaacatttgtttgttgtctGCTGCCAGCTTTGTTTGCATTTCAATGTCTCTCTGGGGTCTTTGCGTAAATATCTGCCATTTTATTGCGGCTATCTTTATCGACATTGGGAGCCAGCAAcgaattttaatgtttaattagcCCATTACGACAGCTCATCTCATCCGAAGATCGTTTGAAAAAACAAAGCCTAATGAACTTCCGTTTCGCCTTGGCCAAGTCTGAAAACTAGGCTGGgaaaaaagccaaaagaaaAGCCTAATTGGCAGGGAAAACGTGAATATCTGcgggttttaaaatttagttcaGGGTAGGATTTTATCAGGTTAAATTCTAAGTTTCATAAGAAACTAATTGGGACAATTGTTAAGAGAGTCTGATTGATTCTTTGATTGCCTAACTAAGCAGaccatttattttgtttaataatgtTTACCTCATCAatccttaaatgtttttaatttcggaACCATTTCAGCTATATCCAATGTAACACAAATCAAATCACCACCCGGTGACTTTGGAAGATGATTTCGAGAATCTATCGTTTATATTCCCAGTTAAATGCAGATTCGATTCCAAAACAGAACCAGTTCTCCATCTCGGATCTCTGAAAACAGACTGCTGATTGCCTCTAGTTACCCCATAATCAAGTTATTCGTGCGCATGTCAGCCGTATCTCTCCATCTAAATCAAGTGGCAAACATTTGACATTGTCTGCATCTGATTCGCATTCGTGGATTCCATTTGATTGCCAGAACAGAGCGAAGCTTAACAGCTAAAGCCGATCCGAAACCGCATCGGAATAGCAGtaacaaatttgcatttaatggTGGTCATAAAGGTTTTTCGCTGGTGCGGTAAATGACTGCAATTAACAGGCATATTTTAGCATTACCCACGCACCTTAGATgcctccaaaaaaaattaaatatcacAATCGAGTTCTCCACATGTTCTCAAGTACCTACCGCCTGTCTTCGGTCTCACGTCCCCATCTTCTGGGCTCTTCTGTATTCGGTATTCGGTCTACTGTCTTCAGTCTTCTGTCTTAAGTCTTCAGTCTTCTGTGTGTGCAGtgattgttgttttaattaacGAGCTCAACTCGAAATCAATTGCTTCCAAAGCCATGCATTCCTAcaccaaaataacaaatcgTTGTTTCATAAAGTGctatgaaaaatgtattgtcCTAATAGTGATAAcagcaaatataaaaaaaatatatgaacaaCGTGAGatcgtataaaaataattaaattttattaaaatacacgattgatgaaaaatttaattaaataattatatgaaCGCAATTATTTTGGTGGCTCTGCGGTGATGACCTTTGACCCTTCAACACTGCCAGTTGGCCGAATGTAAACTAGTAAGATTGCAAGTAGGATTACGGTGATAACGCACAAAATAGCATCATCTTCACATTGGACCACCAGTGTTTGCGTTTCAATCTTCCAGCCTGACGAAGAAATTGGGAGGCGCCCAGTTCCAGATTATCAGCTCGTTCCGATAGTTCCGATAGCCCCTGATCACGTTCCAGGACCTTCTCCACATTCACTCTCATTATCCCGACCACCTCGTCCACTTGGGCCCGGGTGTCCAGAAGTCTTTTCTTGGCATTGACATTGGATCCGAACTGGAACTcattcatttccatttcctcGTCCATTTTTATCATTCCCATAGAACAATTTTGGGTAAACATTTCAGTTTGTGATGGCAGAACGCTTTGACTGCAAAGCACTCCTTGATGAgaattcaaaagtttttacaaaaaagGTGTACtgaattaatgaaaaatgtacaaaaatgaaaatacttTCTTTTCTCCCcttaatatgatttttttaaaaaattattcattctaagttttataaaaattaataaagagtTCCCCCCCAAACATgccgtatttttttttttgagtgttgCCTGgtgtttttctgtttgtttctttCTGTTACTGATGGGGCTGATCTACTTGAGCACTTCGGCTT
The Drosophila gunungcola strain Sukarami unplaced genomic scaffold, Dgunungcola_SK_2 000178F, whole genome shotgun sequence DNA segment above includes these coding regions:
- the LOC128265924 gene encoding synaptobrevin-like — encoded protein: MFTQNCSMGMIKMDEEMEMNEFQFGSNVNAKKRLLDTRAQVDEVVGIMRVNVEKVLERDQGLSELSERADNLELGASQFLRQAGRLKRKHWWSNVKMMLFCALSP